One Streptomyces sp. R28 DNA window includes the following coding sequences:
- a CDS encoding Ku protein, with the protein MCELEDRQVDESEIGKGYKLAKDQVIPISDDELANLPLPTAKTVEIEACLPLESIDPLRIGAGYYLMPDGQVAAKPYKLLREALGRSSRVAIAKRAWHGRERLGMLRVRDQALVLHLMYWPDEIRDPAELLPSPVDLTDDELEGTLSLIDSTTREELEGLEFHDEYTDALAQIIEAKR; encoded by the coding sequence ATCTGCGAGCTGGAGGACCGCCAGGTCGACGAGAGCGAGATCGGCAAGGGCTACAAGCTGGCCAAGGACCAGGTCATCCCCATCAGCGACGACGAGCTCGCGAACCTGCCACTGCCCACTGCGAAGACCGTAGAGATCGAGGCGTGCTTACCGCTGGAGTCGATCGACCCGCTCCGCATCGGAGCCGGCTACTACCTCATGCCGGACGGGCAGGTCGCGGCGAAGCCGTACAAGCTGCTGCGCGAGGCCCTCGGTAGATCGTCCCGGGTGGCCATCGCCAAGCGGGCGTGGCACGGCCGGGAGCGGCTGGGCATGCTCCGCGTCCGAGACCAGGCGCTCGTCCTGCACCTCATGTACTGGCCCGACGAGATCCGCGACCCCGCCGAGCTACTGCCGTCCCCAGTCGACCTGACCGACGACGAGCTCGAGGGCACGCTCTCGCTCATCGACAGCACGACCCGCGAGGAACTGGAGGGCCTGGAGTTCCACGACGAGTACACCGATGCACTGGCGCAGATCATCGAGGCGAAGCGCTAG